Proteins encoded within one genomic window of Mesorhizobium sp. AR10:
- the galE gene encoding UDP-glucose 4-epimerase GalE, producing MTVLVTGGAGYIGSHMVWELLDAGESVVVLDRLSTGFEWAVAPEAKLVVGDVADRELVGGIIRDNKVDAIIHFAGSIVVPESVADPLGYYENNTCKTRTLIETAVREGVPNFIFSSTAAVYGGAGLEPVREDARLAPESPYGLSKLMSEWMLRDAAIAHGLRYTALRYFNVAGADPKGRTGQSTPGATHLIKVACETALGKRPFMQVFGTDYPTPDGTCMRDYIHVSDLAAAHRLALERLRAGGASMVANCGYSHGYSVLEVIDSVRRAFGHDFEVRMGDRRPGDAAAVVANSELARSEFGWTPQRDDLDQIVADALAWERILTSKNSARG from the coding sequence ATGACGGTTTTGGTAACGGGCGGCGCCGGCTATATCGGCAGCCATATGGTCTGGGAATTGCTGGATGCGGGTGAGAGCGTCGTCGTTCTCGACCGGCTTTCGACAGGTTTTGAATGGGCGGTGGCGCCCGAGGCCAAGCTCGTCGTCGGCGATGTCGCCGACAGGGAGCTGGTCGGCGGGATCATCCGCGACAACAAGGTCGACGCAATCATCCATTTCGCCGGCTCGATCGTGGTTCCCGAATCGGTTGCCGACCCGCTTGGCTACTACGAGAACAACACCTGCAAGACGCGCACGCTGATCGAGACGGCGGTGCGCGAGGGCGTGCCCAATTTCATCTTTTCCTCGACGGCCGCCGTCTATGGCGGCGCCGGGCTGGAACCGGTGCGCGAGGACGCCCGTCTTGCGCCCGAATCGCCCTACGGCCTGTCCAAGCTGATGAGCGAATGGATGCTGCGCGACGCCGCCATAGCCCATGGGCTGCGTTACACGGCGCTGCGTTACTTCAACGTTGCCGGCGCCGATCCAAAGGGCCGCACCGGCCAGTCGACGCCGGGCGCCACGCATCTGATCAAGGTCGCTTGCGAGACGGCGCTCGGCAAGCGCCCGTTCATGCAGGTGTTCGGCACCGACTATCCGACGCCGGACGGCACCTGCATGCGCGACTACATCCATGTCAGCGACCTGGCCGCGGCGCATCGGCTGGCGCTGGAGCGGCTGCGAGCCGGAGGGGCAAGCATGGTCGCCAATTGCGGCTACAGCCACGGCTATTCGGTGCTCGAAGTCATCGACAGCGTGCGCCGCGCCTTCGGCCATGATTTCGAGGTGCGCATGGGCGATCGCCGCCCGGGCGACGCCGCCGCGGTGGTCGCCAATTCCGAGCTGGCGCGCAGCGAATTCGGCTGGACCCCACAGCGCGACGATCTCGACCAGATCGTCGCCGACGCGCTGGCCTGGGAGCGCATCCTGACCAGCAAGAATTCCGCACGGGGCTGA
- the hemA gene encoding 5-aminolevulinate synthase produces MNYQRFFEEAIDQLHAERRYRVFADLERIVGKFPRAIWRANGRAEEITVWCSNDYLGMGQHPDVIAAFQNAAGKMGSGAGGTRNISGTSNPLVELELELADLHDKEAALVFTSGFVSNEASISTIARLLPNCLIISDELNHASMIEGVRRSGAEKKIFRHNDVAHLESLLQAAGRERAKLIVFESVYSMDGDIAPIRQIVELAERHNAMTYIDEVHAVGMYGPRGGGITEREGLADRIDIIEGTLAKAFGTLGGYITGTSAVIDAVRSYAPGFIFTTALPPAVAAAATTSIRHLKRSQAERDAQLRQATRTKEVLTAAGLPVLESPTHIVPLLVGDPELCKMASDRLLGVHGIYIQPINYPTVPRGTERLRITPTPFHSDALIASLQDALVETWDALGIPYGSAGRPSVAKSDRIIPLLVPKSGG; encoded by the coding sequence ATGAATTATCAGCGGTTCTTCGAGGAAGCGATCGACCAGCTCCATGCCGAGCGTCGCTACCGCGTCTTCGCCGACCTCGAGCGCATCGTCGGAAAATTTCCGCGCGCCATCTGGCGTGCCAATGGCCGCGCCGAGGAAATCACCGTCTGGTGCTCCAACGACTACCTCGGCATGGGCCAACATCCCGACGTCATTGCCGCGTTCCAGAACGCGGCCGGCAAGATGGGATCGGGCGCCGGCGGCACCCGCAACATTTCCGGCACCAGCAACCCGCTGGTCGAACTGGAACTTGAACTGGCCGACCTGCACGACAAGGAGGCCGCACTGGTCTTCACCTCCGGCTTCGTCTCCAACGAGGCGTCGATCTCGACCATTGCGCGGCTTTTGCCCAACTGCCTGATCATCTCGGACGAGCTGAACCATGCCTCGATGATCGAGGGCGTTCGACGCTCGGGCGCCGAGAAGAAGATTTTTCGCCACAATGACGTCGCCCACCTCGAGAGCCTGCTGCAGGCAGCGGGCCGCGAGCGCGCCAAGCTTATCGTTTTCGAGAGCGTCTATTCGATGGATGGCGACATTGCGCCGATCAGGCAGATCGTCGAGCTGGCCGAGCGCCACAACGCCATGACCTATATCGATGAGGTCCATGCCGTCGGCATGTACGGACCGCGCGGTGGCGGCATCACCGAGCGCGAGGGGCTGGCCGACCGCATCGACATCATCGAAGGCACGCTGGCCAAGGCGTTCGGCACGCTTGGCGGCTACATCACCGGCACCAGCGCGGTGATTGACGCAGTGCGCTCCTACGCGCCGGGCTTCATCTTCACCACGGCGCTGCCGCCGGCCGTCGCTGCTGCCGCCACCACCTCCATCCGCCATCTGAAGCGCTCGCAGGCCGAGCGCGATGCGCAATTGCGCCAGGCGACTCGGACCAAGGAGGTTCTCACTGCGGCCGGCCTGCCGGTGCTGGAATCCCCCACCCATATCGTTCCGCTGCTGGTCGGCGACCCGGAGCTGTGCAAGATGGCCAGCGACCGCCTGCTCGGCGTCCACGGCATCTACATCCAGCCGATCAACTATCCGACCGTGCCGCGCGGCACCGAGCGGCTGCGCATCACGCCGACGCCGTTCCATTCCGATGCATTGATCGCGTCGCTGCAGGATGCGCTGGTCGAGACCTGGGATGCGCTTGGCATCCCCTATGGTTCGGCAGGACGTCCCTCGGTCGCCAAGAGCGACCGCATCATTCCGTTGCTAGTGCCCAAGTCCGGCGGCTGA
- a CDS encoding pyridoxal phosphate-dependent aminotransferase, whose product MTMIESLRAEALAAPESGIVAVVNHGRLRDGLIPLWAGEGDLPTPAFISDAAARGLAAGETFYTWQKGIPDLRQALARYYARHFGKTFAEEEFIVTASGMHAIQLALDAVAGPGDEVVYLSPAWPNFAAAAGVAGAVPVAVKLDQSGNGWSCDVDKIAAAITPRTKALFVNTPSNPTGWTADHETQQAILDLARERNLWIIADEIYSHFHYGHGRAPSFLDIATGEDRILFVNSFSKNWAMTGWRVGWIKTHPALQQVFENLIQYSTSGVAQFMQRGAVAALDEGDAFIIEQVERARAARDLVCDILGATGKARFTVPQGAFYLFFTVDGITDSRTAAFDIVDRANVGLAPGTAFGPGGEAFLRLCFHRRLDQLEEAAHRLAKWMKTV is encoded by the coding sequence ATGACCATGATCGAGAGTTTGCGCGCCGAGGCTCTGGCCGCGCCCGAAAGCGGCATTGTCGCCGTCGTCAACCACGGCCGCCTGCGCGACGGACTGATCCCGCTCTGGGCCGGCGAGGGTGACTTGCCGACGCCTGCCTTCATCAGCGATGCCGCCGCCCGGGGACTGGCCGCAGGCGAGACCTTCTACACCTGGCAGAAGGGCATTCCGGACTTGAGACAAGCGCTGGCCCGCTACTATGCCAGGCATTTCGGCAAGACATTTGCCGAGGAAGAATTCATCGTCACCGCTTCGGGCATGCATGCCATCCAGCTGGCGCTCGACGCGGTTGCCGGCCCGGGCGACGAGGTCGTCTACCTGTCGCCGGCCTGGCCGAACTTCGCCGCCGCCGCCGGTGTGGCGGGCGCCGTGCCGGTTGCGGTCAAGCTCGACCAGTCCGGCAACGGCTGGTCGTGCGATGTCGACAAGATCGCGGCCGCGATCACACCCAGGACAAAGGCGCTGTTCGTCAACACGCCGTCCAACCCGACCGGCTGGACCGCCGATCACGAGACGCAGCAGGCGATCCTCGACCTCGCCCGCGAAAGGAACCTGTGGATCATCGCCGACGAGATCTATTCGCATTTCCACTACGGCCATGGCCGTGCGCCGTCTTTCCTCGACATCGCAACGGGGGAAGACCGCATCCTGTTCGTCAACAGCTTCTCCAAGAACTGGGCGATGACCGGTTGGCGCGTTGGCTGGATCAAGACCCATCCCGCCTTGCAGCAGGTGTTCGAAAACCTGATCCAGTATTCGACGTCAGGCGTTGCCCAGTTCATGCAGCGCGGCGCCGTCGCGGCGCTGGACGAAGGCGATGCTTTCATCATCGAGCAGGTGGAACGGGCGCGAGCGGCGCGTGACCTCGTCTGCGACATCCTTGGCGCAACCGGCAAGGCGCGGTTTACTGTGCCGCAGGGCGCATTCTATCTGTTCTTCACCGTCGACGGCATCACCGATTCCCGCACTGCCGCCTTCGACATCGTCGATCGCGCCAATGTCGGCCTGGCGCCCGGCACCGCCTTCGGTCCCGGTGGCGAAGCCTTCCTCAGACTGTGCTTCCACCGCCGCCTCGATCAGCTCGAGGAAGCCGCGCACCGGTTGGCTAAGTGGATGAAAACTGTCTGA
- the mscL gene encoding large conductance mechanosensitive channel protein MscL, whose amino-acid sequence MLKEFQEFISRGNVMDLAVGVIIGAAFGKIVTSLVDDVIMPIVGAIFGGLDFNNYFIGLSSVVNAPTLDAAKGQGAVLAYGSFITAGLNFLILAFIIFLMVKAVNNLRKRLEREKPAAPAAPPPADVALLTEIRDLLARK is encoded by the coding sequence ATGCTGAAAGAATTCCAGGAATTCATTTCCAGGGGCAATGTGATGGACTTGGCCGTCGGCGTCATCATCGGCGCTGCCTTCGGCAAGATCGTCACTTCGCTGGTCGACGACGTCATCATGCCGATCGTCGGAGCGATCTTCGGCGGACTGGATTTCAACAACTATTTCATAGGGCTTTCCTCGGTCGTCAACGCCCCGACACTGGACGCTGCCAAAGGGCAGGGCGCGGTCCTGGCCTATGGCAGCTTCATCACCGCTGGGCTGAACTTCCTCATCCTTGCCTTCATCATCTTTCTGATGGTCAAGGCGGTGAACAATCTGCGCAAGCGGTTGGAGCGCGAGAAACCCGCAGCGCCCGCGGCGCCGCCACCGGCCGACGTCGCACTGCTCACAGAAATTCGCGATCTCCTCGCCAGGAAATAG
- a CDS encoding PAS domain-containing hybrid sensor histidine kinase/response regulator, with amino-acid sequence MQGWFIVIIAIAYVTLLFAIASLGDRRSATSGPDRARPFIYALSLAIYCTSWTFFGSVGLSSERGLEFLGIYIGPVLVFVFGFPLLQRIVKLAKTEKITSIADFLGARYGKSFTVSAIATLIATIGAVPYIALQLKAISGSVSLMVEHYTGSPPSFDPFVSDISLVVAMLLALFAVLFGTRHADATEHQDGLVLAVAVETVVKLAAFLAIGLMVTFLLFGGPGDMVDKLAENRQVQQAMGYSTSLATWLVLTGLSGFAIIMLPRQFYVTIVENRGEAELRTATWVFPLYLVAINLFVLPIALAGLSLVGTRTSSDLYVLSLPLFSGHDVLAMAAFIGGLSAATAMVIVESVALSIMISNDLVIPLFVRRLLKTTTSENEDWSTLILNVRRAAIFILLFIAFLYYRESTNSARLSSIGLMSFAAIAQFAPALIGGLIWRGANGRGAALGMVAGIVVWSYTLLLPSLAAPDTGILVHGVFGFEALRPQALFGTSAEPLNHGVLWSLSINTLFFVLGSLSRASVPLERIQASIFVPREAGPMPSLRRFRTAITVNDLKDTISRYLGVERTERSFQSFEKDNGAALHGNEQASMDVIRFSEQLLASAVGSSSARLILSLLLRRNDRESKDAFRLLDDATEALQHNRDLLQIALDQMEQGITVFDRDFRLICWNRQYRALFDLPDEMGQVGVSLDRILHHLAERGDIPADQRVAMLNRLTSFVSPWQMELKTSGRILELRSNPMPDGGIVATYADISGRVEQDLALKRANESLEQRVKHRTVELTRVNEELAQAQMLAEEANLGKTRFLAAAGHDILQPLNAARLYCSSLIEKAGKGPAGKAAINIESSLESVETILGAVLDISRLDAGAMRPDDTAFRLDGLLRQIGNDFQPLAAEKKLELTIMPSSLSVMTDRNLLRRLIQNLVSNAIKYTRHGRILVGVRRRGELAEIQVIDTGIGIAGDKLNTVFHEFTRLDEGAREAEGLGLGLSIVDRIARVLRLEIRIFSNLGKGTRFSVLLPVVAVQAPQREIETKAPARAAASLAGLHVLCIDNDARILDGMRLLLEGWGCSVDILSGSEDFERSGMRRPDIVLADYHLDGETGLDVIVKLRAIHGQDMPAVLVTADRSSEVRAAAGRLDVPVINKPLKPAMLRSMMARVRPLASAAE; translated from the coding sequence GTGCAAGGCTGGTTCATCGTCATTATTGCGATTGCCTATGTGACGTTGCTGTTCGCCATCGCCAGCCTTGGCGACCGACGTTCGGCGACATCGGGGCCTGACCGCGCCCGCCCCTTCATCTACGCGCTCAGCCTCGCCATCTACTGCACCTCATGGACCTTTTTCGGTTCGGTCGGGCTCTCCTCCGAGCGCGGCCTCGAGTTCCTCGGCATCTATATCGGCCCGGTGCTGGTGTTCGTGTTCGGCTTTCCGCTGCTTCAGCGCATCGTCAAGCTGGCCAAGACCGAGAAGATCACCTCGATCGCCGACTTCCTCGGCGCCCGCTATGGCAAGAGCTTCACCGTCTCGGCTATCGCCACGCTGATCGCGACGATAGGCGCGGTGCCCTATATCGCGCTGCAGTTGAAGGCGATCTCCGGCTCGGTCAGCCTGATGGTCGAACACTATACCGGCTCGCCACCCTCGTTCGATCCGTTCGTCAGCGACATCTCGCTGGTCGTCGCCATGCTGCTGGCGCTGTTTGCGGTGCTGTTCGGCACCCGCCACGCCGACGCCACCGAGCACCAGGACGGGCTGGTGCTGGCCGTGGCGGTCGAAACCGTGGTCAAGCTCGCGGCCTTCCTGGCGATCGGCCTGATGGTCACATTCCTGCTCTTCGGCGGGCCGGGCGATATGGTCGACAAGCTGGCGGAGAACCGCCAAGTGCAGCAAGCGATGGGCTACTCGACGTCGCTCGCCACCTGGCTGGTGCTGACCGGCCTGAGCGGCTTTGCTATCATCATGCTGCCGCGCCAGTTCTACGTCACCATCGTCGAGAACCGCGGCGAGGCCGAATTGCGCACCGCGACATGGGTGTTCCCGCTCTATCTGGTGGCCATCAACCTGTTCGTGCTGCCGATTGCCCTCGCCGGCCTGTCGCTGGTCGGCACCAGGACCAGCAGCGACCTCTATGTGTTGTCGCTGCCCTTGTTCAGCGGCCATGACGTGCTGGCCATGGCGGCCTTCATCGGCGGCCTTTCGGCGGCAACCGCGATGGTGATCGTCGAAAGCGTTGCGCTGTCGATCATGATCTCCAACGACCTCGTCATCCCGCTGTTCGTGCGCCGGCTACTCAAGACCACGACCTCCGAGAACGAAGACTGGTCGACGCTCATCCTCAATGTGCGGCGGGCGGCGATCTTCATCCTGCTGTTCATCGCCTTCCTCTACTATCGCGAAAGCACCAACAGTGCGCGGCTCTCCTCCATCGGCCTGATGTCCTTCGCGGCAATCGCCCAATTCGCACCGGCCTTGATCGGCGGGCTGATCTGGCGCGGCGCCAACGGCAGGGGCGCTGCACTCGGCATGGTCGCCGGCATCGTCGTCTGGAGCTATACGCTGCTTTTGCCTTCGCTCGCCGCACCCGATACCGGCATCCTGGTCCATGGCGTGTTCGGCTTCGAGGCGTTGCGGCCGCAAGCGCTGTTCGGCACCAGCGCCGAGCCGTTGAACCATGGCGTGCTGTGGAGCCTGTCCATCAACACGCTGTTTTTCGTGCTTGGCTCGCTGTCACGCGCGTCGGTTCCGCTGGAACGCATCCAGGCATCGATCTTCGTGCCCCGTGAGGCCGGTCCGATGCCGAGCCTGCGCCGCTTCCGCACCGCCATCACCGTCAACGACCTCAAGGACACCATCTCGCGCTATCTCGGCGTCGAACGCACCGAACGCTCCTTCCAGTCGTTCGAAAAGGACAATGGTGCGGCGCTGCATGGCAACGAGCAGGCCAGCATGGATGTCATCCGCTTTTCCGAACAGCTGTTGGCCAGCGCGGTCGGCTCCTCCTCGGCGCGATTGATCCTGTCGCTGCTGTTGCGCCGCAACGACCGCGAATCCAAGGATGCCTTTCGCCTGCTTGACGACGCCACCGAGGCGCTGCAGCACAACCGCGACCTGCTGCAGATCGCGCTCGACCAGATGGAACAGGGCATCACCGTCTTCGACCGGGATTTCCGCCTGATTTGCTGGAACCGCCAGTACCGGGCGCTGTTCGACCTGCCCGACGAGATGGGCCAGGTCGGCGTCTCGCTCGACCGCATCCTGCACCACCTTGCCGAGCGCGGCGACATTCCGGCGGACCAGCGCGTGGCGATGCTCAACCGGCTCACCAGTTTCGTCAGCCCGTGGCAGATGGAGCTGAAGACCAGCGGCCGCATTCTGGAATTGCGCTCCAACCCGATGCCCGACGGCGGCATCGTCGCCACCTACGCCGACATTTCCGGGCGCGTCGAGCAGGATCTGGCGCTGAAGCGCGCCAATGAATCGCTGGAGCAGCGCGTCAAGCACCGCACCGTCGAACTGACCCGCGTCAACGAAGAACTGGCGCAGGCGCAGATGCTGGCCGAGGAGGCCAATCTCGGCAAGACGCGCTTTCTCGCCGCCGCCGGCCACGACATTCTGCAACCCTTGAACGCTGCCCGGCTCTATTGCTCGTCGCTGATCGAAAAGGCCGGCAAGGGACCCGCCGGCAAGGCCGCGATCAACATCGAATCCTCGCTGGAATCGGTCGAGACCATTTTGGGCGCGGTGCTCGACATTTCCCGTCTCGACGCCGGCGCGATGAGGCCTGACGATACCGCCTTCCGCCTGGACGGACTGCTGCGCCAGATCGGCAACGACTTCCAGCCGCTTGCCGCCGAAAAGAAGCTCGAGCTGACAATCATGCCGTCGTCGCTCAGCGTGATGACCGATCGCAATCTGCTGCGCCGACTGATCCAGAATCTGGTCTCCAATGCCATCAAGTACACGCGTCACGGCCGCATCCTGGTCGGCGTGCGGCGGCGCGGCGAGCTGGCCGAGATACAGGTGATCGACACCGGCATCGGCATCGCCGGCGACAAGCTGAACACGGTGTTTCACGAGTTCACCCGGCTCGACGAAGGCGCGCGGGAGGCCGAGGGCCTCGGCCTTGGCCTCTCCATCGTCGACCGCATCGCGCGGGTCCTGCGGCTTGAAATCCGGATCTTTTCGAACCTCGGCAAGGGCACGCGCTTTTCCGTCCTGCTGCCGGTGGTGGCGGTGCAAGCGCCGCAGCGCGAGATCGAAACCAAGGCGCCTGCCCGCGCCGCCGCTTCGCTTGCCGGCCTGCACGTGCTGTGCATCGACAACGACGCCCGCATCCTCGATGGCATGCGGCTCTTGCTCGAAGGCTGGGGCTGCAGCGTCGACATTCTTTCCGGCTCGGAGGATTTCGAGAGATCCGGGATGCGCCGTCCGGACATCGTTCTTGCCGACTACCATCTCGACGGCGAGACAGGCCTCGACGTGATCGTGAAACTGCGTGCGATCCATGGTCAGGACATGCCGGCCGTGCTGGTTACCGCCGACCGTTCCAGCGAGGTGCGCGCCGCTGCCGGAAGGCTCGACGTTCCGGTGATCAACAAGCCGCTGAAGCCGGCAATGCTGCGCTCGATGATGGCCAGGGTCAGGCCGCTCGCGTCAGCGGCCGAGTAA
- a CDS encoding response regulator transcription factor gives MPSGYTFVIADDHPLFRGALREALAGIGNVAAIHEAGDFEGAKALVVANEDVDLVLLDLSMPGASGLSGLISLRGIHPAVPMVVVSAHDDPVTIRRALDLGASGFISKSASMEEIRSAVQSVLAGDIAAPIGIDLGVERDPEISDLIKRLQTLTPQQTRVLGMLAEGLLNKQIAYELGVSEATIKAHVSAILQKLGVDSRTQAVILLSKIGSDPLPAAS, from the coding sequence TTGCCGTCGGGTTACACGTTCGTCATCGCCGACGACCATCCGCTTTTCCGTGGCGCCTTGAGAGAGGCGCTTGCCGGCATCGGCAACGTTGCCGCCATTCATGAGGCCGGCGATTTCGAGGGCGCCAAGGCGTTGGTCGTGGCCAACGAGGATGTCGATCTGGTGCTGCTCGATCTCTCGATGCCGGGCGCGAGCGGGCTTTCCGGCCTGATTTCGCTGCGCGGCATCCACCCGGCGGTGCCGATGGTGGTGGTGTCGGCGCATGACGACCCGGTGACCATCCGGCGCGCTCTCGATCTCGGCGCCTCGGGTTTCATCTCCAAGTCGGCCAGCATGGAGGAAATCCGCAGCGCCGTGCAGTCGGTTCTTGCCGGCGACATCGCCGCACCCATCGGCATCGATCTCGGTGTCGAGCGCGATCCCGAAATTTCCGACCTGATCAAGCGCCTGCAGACGCTGACGCCGCAACAGACGCGCGTGCTTGGCATGCTGGCGGAAGGGCTGCTCAACAAGCAGATCGCCTACGAACTCGGCGTGTCCGAAGCGACGATCAAGGCCCATGTCTCGGCGATCCTGCAGAAACTTGGCGTCGACAGCCGTACCCAGGCGGTGATCCTGCTGTCCAAGATCGGCAGCGATCCGCTGCCGGCAGCCAGTTGA
- a CDS encoding DUF952 domain-containing protein — protein sequence MSQIIYKIAPEALWREAEGNGRFTGAPIDVADGFIHFSTAGQVRETAAKHFSGQTGLLLVAIDGADLGNALKYEVSRGGALFPHLYGPLDLKAVLWVRPLPLGADGSHEFPALEAE from the coding sequence ATGTCTCAGATTATCTACAAGATAGCCCCTGAAGCGCTGTGGCGCGAGGCCGAAGGAAACGGCCGTTTCACCGGCGCGCCGATCGATGTCGCCGACGGCTTCATCCATTTTTCCACTGCCGGGCAAGTCCGGGAAACGGCCGCCAAACACTTTTCCGGCCAGACCGGGCTGCTGCTGGTCGCCATCGACGGCGCCGACCTGGGCAACGCGCTGAAATATGAGGTCTCGCGCGGCGGGGCGCTGTTCCCGCATCTCTACGGGCCGCTCGATCTCAAGGCCGTGCTGTGGGTGCGTCCGTTACCACTCGGTGCCGATGGCAGCCATGAATTTCCCGCGCTGGAGGCCGAATGA
- a CDS encoding quinone-dependent dihydroorotate dehydrogenase, with translation MSLLDTLGQKVLFTFDPETAHGLSIAALKCGLPVAGRPPRDARLKVSVCGITFPNPLGMAAGYDKNAEVPDALLGLGFGFAEVGTITPLPQAGNPKPRIFRLIQDEAVINRLGFNNEGHDAAEKRLAARKGRAGIVGVNIGANKDTADRIGDYERGIIRFAPYASYLTVNISSPNTPGLRNMQAREQLGELLSRVIAARAAASAQPPIFLKIAPDLVEAELADIAAEVTEKQIDGVIVSNTTIARLGLRSADVATETGGLSGKPLFERSTIVLAKMRKLLGPDRAIIGVGGVDSTETALEKIRAGADLVQFYTGMIYAGPALPGRILEGMVRFVEKERLTSLRELRDVSLDKWAAKPL, from the coding sequence ATGAGCCTGCTCGACACCCTCGGCCAGAAAGTCCTGTTCACATTCGATCCGGAGACCGCACACGGCCTGTCGATCGCCGCGCTGAAATGTGGGCTACCGGTCGCCGGGCGTCCACCGCGCGACGCGAGGCTGAAGGTCAGCGTCTGCGGCATCACCTTCCCCAATCCGCTCGGCATGGCCGCCGGCTACGACAAGAACGCCGAGGTGCCGGATGCGCTGCTTGGCCTCGGTTTCGGCTTTGCCGAGGTCGGCACGATCACGCCGCTGCCGCAGGCGGGCAACCCGAAGCCGCGCATCTTCCGGCTGATCCAGGACGAAGCGGTAATCAATCGCCTCGGCTTCAACAATGAGGGCCACGACGCCGCCGAAAAGCGGCTTGCCGCCCGCAAGGGCCGCGCCGGCATCGTCGGCGTCAATATCGGCGCCAACAAGGATACTGCCGACCGCATCGGCGATTATGAACGCGGCATCATCCGGTTTGCGCCATACGCCAGCTATCTGACGGTCAACATTTCGTCACCGAACACGCCCGGCCTGCGCAACATGCAGGCGCGCGAACAGCTCGGCGAACTGCTGTCCCGCGTCATCGCTGCGCGCGCGGCAGCATCGGCACAGCCGCCGATCTTCCTCAAGATCGCGCCGGATCTGGTCGAGGCCGAGCTGGCGGATATCGCCGCCGAAGTGACCGAGAAGCAGATAGACGGCGTCATCGTCTCCAACACCACCATCGCGCGGCTGGGCCTGCGCAGCGCCGACGTTGCCACGGAGACCGGCGGGCTGTCAGGAAAGCCGCTGTTCGAGCGTTCGACCATCGTGCTGGCCAAGATGCGCAAACTGCTCGGCCCCGACCGCGCCATCATTGGCGTCGGCGGCGTCGATTCCACCGAGACAGCGCTGGAAAAGATCCGCGCCGGCGCCGATCTCGTCCAGTTCTATACCGGCATGATCTATGCCGGACCGGCGCTGCCGGGCCGCATTCTCGAAGGCATGGTCCGTTTCGTGGAAAAGGAGCGGCTTACGTCGCTGCGGGAGTTGCGCGATGTCAGCCTCGACAAATGGGCAGCGAAGCCGCTTTAA